The window GGCAATCAAACATTCTCAAAACCTTCTCCAACAAATCCAAAGCGAACCGAATCAAAGCGAGCGCTATAAAGTTTATGAATCAAAATGAATGGATTGAAATTGGTCATATTGTCGCTGCTCAAGGACTAGATGGAGACGTGCGAGTTTATCCGGATTCCGACTTTCCAGAGCGGTTTTTAGAACCCGGAATGCGCTGGATACAACCCTTGGGTGCAAAAGCTCCCCAACCCATTGAGCTATTGGAGGGGCGCTTAATTCCGGGAAAAGGGTTATATGTGCTTACCTTAGACGGAATTGACACCCGCGATCAAGCGGAAGCCTTGCAAAAAGCCAAACTTTTCGTTCCTGTGAGCGATCGCCCCCAACTAGAGGATAATGAATATCATGTCCAAGATTTGCTCGGTTTAGAGGTTTACATCCAGGAAACTGGAGAAAATTTAGGTGTGGTGGTTGATCTCATTACTGCTGGAAATGACCTGTTAGAAGTCAAATTACTGAATCCGAAAGAGGAAGCCAATCCAGAAGAGTCGGATACCTCCCCTAAGCCCGCTCCGAATCGTAAAAGTAAAATCAAAAAGCCGCGCCGCAAAACTAATCGGCCGAAAACTGTTTTAATTCCCTTTGTCCAAGAGATTGTACCCGTAGTCGATCTGGAAAAAGGTAAAATAGAAATCAACCCTCCTGAAGGCTTGATTGAGTAGAGCAAACCTCAATGAGTTGTGTAATGGCTGCCCCTCATCCCCCAGCCCCTTCTCCCGCAGGCGCTGCCCTGAGCGAAGTCGAAGGGAGAAGGGGAGTATAAGTCCCTCTCCTGTGGGAGAGGGATTTAGGGAGAGGGCATTTCCCGTTGCACAACTCATTTAGACTAGCTATAGAAATCATGTTCTAAAGTCCCTCTCCTGTGGGAGAGGGATTTTCCGCAAAGCGGACATGAAAGGGAGAGGGCAAAACTTCTGATATTCATCATGATTAAAAGTCCCCTACGCTATCCCGGCGGAAAAGCTAGAGCAATCAAAAAAATTATTAAACATTTGCCCAAAGAATTTGGCGAACAGTGGGAATATAGAGAACCCTTTGTTGGCGGTGGATCTTTGTTTATTTACCTCAAGCAAACCTATCCAAACTTAAAGATTTGGATCAATGACTTGAATCCCGAATTATATTACTTTTGGAAAGTTGCCCAATCTGATTTAGAGCAATTAGTCTCAGAAGTCCGTAAAGTTAAAGCCAGTTGCACTGATGGTAAAGGGTTGTTTCGGGACTACTTAAAAGTTAAGGTAGAGTATTTGTCAGACTTAGAGCGAGCGGTTCGGTTTTTTGTACTCAACCGGATTAGTTTTTCAGGAACGGTGGAATCGGGGGGATTTTCTCAGCAGGCATTTTTGCGGCGGTTTACTAATTCTTCGATCGATCGTTTGGCGAAGTTAGCCCCAGTTTTGCAGGATGTACAAATCACTAATTTGGACTATAGCGAAGTGCTGAAACCGGATGGAGAACGGGTATTTATTTTCTTAGATCCACCCTATTTGGTGGCTAAAAAATCTAAATTATATGGCAAAGATGGAGATCTGCATACGAGCTTTGAGCATCAACGCTTTGCCCAAGAGATGAAAGCTTGTTCTCATCGTTGGTTGATTACCTATGATGATTCTCTAGAAATTCGGAAAAATTTTGAATTTGCTCAGATTTTTGAGTGGGAATTGCAATATGGAATGAATAATTATAAACAAGCTTCAGCCCAGAAAGGGAAGGAGTTGTTTATTACCAATAGTGCTGAAATACAACGCTTTGCGCTGTTAAGTAATGAGTAATGAATAATGAGCAATAAAGTCCCTCTGAGTGTTGTGTAAAGGCAGATTGAGGGCGATTCAAATGTACCCCATAGCAACGAAAACTGCTGTATCATGGTAATAGGCCTCTTGGGGCTGCGCGTAGGCGATCGCCTCCTCTCTCATATCAAATCTGGGTGATCAATCAAAGTATCGGGAAAGGTGGGCAGGGTCTGTTTGTCGAATGTGAATGAGGTCGCGCCCTCCTCCTGCCCACCCTACGATAATGGGTAATCATAGCAGTTTAATCGGACTTGATATCCCATCCCTATTCCCCCATTCCCCTATCCCCCACAGATCAGCGATAATGGAAGTTAACCTGAAATTAAAAGAAGACTTCACCTATGGCCACTGCTGCACCTGCAAAAACCGAGTATGAAGCGATCATTGGTTTGGAAACTCATTGTCAGTTGAGTACCGAGACCAAGATTTTCTCCTATTCTTCCACAGCCTTTGGTGCAACACCGAACACGAATATCGATCCCATTTGCTTGGGTTTACCGGGGGTGTTGCCGGTTTTGAATCAGAAGGTTTTAGAATATGCGGTGAAAGCGGGTTTAGCCCTGAACTGCACGATCGCCAAATACAGCAAATTCGATCGCAAACAGTATTTTTACCCCGACTTGCCCAAAAATTATCAGATTTCCCAATATGACCTGCCCATTGCCGAACATGGGTGGCTGGAAATTGAGTTAGCGGATAAAGACGGCAAACCGCAACGGAAAAAAATCGGCATTACTCGCTTACATATGGAAGAGGATGCGGGAAAATTAGTCCATGGAGGGAGCGATCGCCTATCCGGTTCCACCTTCTCCCTCGTAGACTATAATCGCGCAGGAGTTCCTCTGATCGAAATTGTCTCGGAACCTGACCTACGCTCTGGGGAAGAAGCGGCTGAATATGCCCAAGAATTGCGCCGCATTGTGCGCTATCTGGGGGTGAGCGATGGCAACATGCAAGAAGGATCATTGCGCTGTGATGTGAATATTTCCGTGCGTCCCGTCGGTCAAAAAGAGTTTGGCGTAAAGGTGGAAATTAAAAATATGAACTCCTTTAGTGCCATTCAGAAAGCCATTGATTACGAGATTGAACGGCAAATTGAAGCCATTGAAGCGAGAGAACCCATTTTCCAAGAAACCCGCTTGTGGGAAGAAGGAGCGCAACGCACCGTCAGTATGCGGAGTAAGGAAGGATCGAGCGACTATCGCTATTTTCCCGAACCCGACTTACCCCCGATAGAGGTTTCTGCGGATCAACTGTCGGAATGGACGGGAGAATTACCGGAATTACCAGCTCAAAAACGCGATCGCTATGAAAGCGAATTAGGCTTATCCTCCTATGATGCTCGCGTGATCACCGATGATAGCAGCGTAGCCACCTTTTTCGAGGCTACCCTCGCGGCTGGAGGAACCGCCAAACTTGCGGCAAACTGGATCATGGGCGATATTGCCGCTTATCTGAATGCCGAGAAAGCCAAAATTACCGACATCGCTCTGACTCCAGAAGCTTTAGCCGAGTTAATCAAGCTGATTGAAGCCAAAACCATTAGCTCCAAAATTGCCAAGGATCTGCTCCCGGAACTTCTCACCAAAGGCGGATCGCCGGAAAAATTAGTCGAAAGCAAGGGATTAACCCAAATTTCCGATCCCGACACCCTGAACGGGATGATCGCCGAAGTTCTGGAAGCTCATCCCAAGGAACTCGAACAATACCGCAACGGCAAAACCAAGCTCAAAGGCTTCTTTGTCGGGCAAATGATGAAGAAAACCGGAGGTCGAGCCGATCCAAAGTTAACCAACCAACTTTTGGCCAAGCAGTTAGACGGTTAAACTTCATGATTGCTTCACATTACTGCCCAGATCTCCGATCCGTAGTCTTTTCAGTGGTCACACTGAGGGTTTAACCCAAGTTCAGCTCTTTTGCCAAACAATCGGTTGCATTCTCCAAGATAACTCTGAAGTTAACTTCAAAAATTAATTCATCTCCTAGGGAGTGTACTGGAGACAACCAGAAAAAATACGGAATTTTTGCACAAAAATGGGGTCTAAAACACCCCAATTTTTTTATCAAAACATCACAAAAAGGGGTTTCACCCCACACCCCTGTTATGTAATAATATGGTAAGTAGATGCACCCTGATGGTAGGGAGAGTCCTATGGCTCTCCTTATTTTTTTTGCACGTAGATAGCCCATTACCCATTACCCATTACCCATTCTATTGACGACGACGAAACTCACTAGGGGTCAAGCGCATGGGCTTTTCCGGATTCCAAATCCCCAAACCCAGGGTTCTTGCTCTTTGCTCGGCATACTGGAGACGCTGGCTATATTGGGTATTGGGAAACCATTCCTGGGCTAAAACATACCCTTCTTTAACCAATTCTTCATTAATCAACTCGCCATCGAGCCAAACATAGGCCAAGATACGGCCATAGGAATCTTCAGTTTCTCGATCCAATTCCAAGGTAACGGCTTGTTGATCAAGACGATTTTCTAGATAGTCTTTAACTTCCCTTCCCCAGGGTTTCTGCTCTTCAGATGGGGCAGCAATACCAATGAGTCTGACGGTTTCCGAGGTAGAGCGATCGCCGCTCACCTCTAGGGTATTCCCACTCACAATTCTTTCCACCGTCACCGTTGTCCCCACTGGAGGAGAAGATGGACAGCCCGCCAAACCCATCGTCAATGTCACCCAAACCAGGGTTTTCCATCCACGATGCCAGCCAGATTTAGATTTAATCATCCTCTAAAGGTAAGCCAATTTCCACTTTGCCTTTACCAAAATAGCGCCCAAATTGCAGTTCATACACTTCATCTTCATCTTGGGTTTCCACTTCTAAATCGGATCGGGCATAACTGACACACAGCAGGGCATAACCTTGTTTTTGTAAGTCGGGGGAGAGTCCCATGGCTTCGGGTTGGTAGACTTCTCCAGACAGGATACGCACCGCGCAGGTGGTACAAGCCCCATTACGACAGGAAAAGGGCAGTTCTACGCCTTGAGTTTCGCAATTTTGCAGAATATAGCGGTCATCGGGAACTTGCAGGGTATGGTGTTGGTTGGTGTGGCGATTATGGATTTTAATCGTGTAGGTCTGGGTCATGGTTACCGTTGAAAGCTTCATCTAACATTGTCACATGAATGGATCGTGCCACGGATCATTTATGATAGAGAACTTGAAATAGGGAACTTGAAAGGGCTAATGAACGTTACTCAACACCGGCAACAGCTTACTGCTCTGAACCATAAAGGGTATTTTAATTATGGGGGTCAAGGGCCGCTGCCAGAATTAGCACTGCAAGCTATTTTTGATTCCTATCGCCAGATTCAAGATCTGGGGCCCTTTTCCCATAGGGTGGGGGATTGGGTGGCGCAAGAATTGCAGGAAACACGGGAGGCGATCGCGGCTGAACTAGAGGTTCCCTCTAGTAGTATTACCCTGACGGAAAATGTGTCAACCGGATGTAATATTGCCCTGTGGGGAATTCCCTGGCAAGCAGGTGATCATATTCTATTAACGGACTGTGAGCATCCAGGAATTATTGCCGCAGCTCAAGAAATTAGTCGTCGGTTTGGGGTGGAGGTTTCGACTTGTCCGGTTTTGGCAACGTTGAATGAAGGGAACCCGGTAGAGGCGATCGCCAACTCTGTCCAACCCAATACTAAACTGGTGATCTTCAGTCATCTGCTCTGGAATACGGGCCAAGTGCTGCCACAAAAGGAAATTGTAGCGGCAGTGCGATCGCAAAATCCAGAGACTCAAATCTTAGTCGATGCCGCCCAATCTGTGGGATCTTTACCCCTGAATTTAACGGACGATGGAGTGGATTTTTATGCCTTTACCGGTCATAAATGGTGGTGTGGCCCGGAAGGTTTAGGTGGCTTATACGTGCGTCCAGAAGCCTTAGAAATCCTGAATCCTACCTATATCGGTTGGCGCGGCATTCTCACTACCACCGCAGGACAACCCAAGGGATGGAAACCCGATGGGAGACGCT is drawn from Roseofilum capinflatum BLCC-M114 and contains these coding sequences:
- a CDS encoding DNA adenine methylase; translated protein: MIKSPLRYPGGKARAIKKIIKHLPKEFGEQWEYREPFVGGGSLFIYLKQTYPNLKIWINDLNPELYYFWKVAQSDLEQLVSEVRKVKASCTDGKGLFRDYLKVKVEYLSDLERAVRFFVLNRISFSGTVESGGFSQQAFLRRFTNSSIDRLAKLAPVLQDVQITNLDYSEVLKPDGERVFIFLDPPYLVAKKSKLYGKDGDLHTSFEHQRFAQEMKACSHRWLITYDDSLEIRKNFEFAQIFEWELQYGMNNYKQASAQKGKELFITNSAEIQRFALLSNE
- a CDS encoding 2Fe-2S iron-sulfur cluster-binding protein, which produces MTQTYTIKIHNRHTNQHHTLQVPDDRYILQNCETQGVELPFSCRNGACTTCAVRILSGEVYQPEAMGLSPDLQKQGYALLCVSYARSDLEVETQDEDEVYELQFGRYFGKGKVEIGLPLEDD
- a CDS encoding thermonuclease family protein encodes the protein MIKSKSGWHRGWKTLVWVTLTMGLAGCPSSPPVGTTVTVERIVSGNTLEVSGDRSTSETVRLIGIAAPSEEQKPWGREVKDYLENRLDQQAVTLELDRETEDSYGRILAYVWLDGELINEELVKEGYVLAQEWFPNTQYSQRLQYAEQRARTLGLGIWNPEKPMRLTPSEFRRRQ
- a CDS encoding aminotransferase class V-fold PLP-dependent enzyme, which translates into the protein MNVTQHRQQLTALNHKGYFNYGGQGPLPELALQAIFDSYRQIQDLGPFSHRVGDWVAQELQETREAIAAELEVPSSSITLTENVSTGCNIALWGIPWQAGDHILLTDCEHPGIIAAAQEISRRFGVEVSTCPVLATLNEGNPVEAIANSVQPNTKLVIFSHLLWNTGQVLPQKEIVAAVRSQNPETQILVDAAQSVGSLPLNLTDDGVDFYAFTGHKWWCGPEGLGGLYVRPEALEILNPTYIGWRGILTTTAGQPKGWKPDGRRYEVATSAYPLLAGLRAAIAFHQSWGTAQQRYDRICQLSAILWEKLGDIPQVHRLRATPPESGLISFQLESGKHQQLVGALESQNLMVRTILHPNCVRACVHYFTEVGEIERLVEAIACIQRKAL
- the rimM gene encoding ribosome maturation factor RimM (Essential for efficient processing of 16S rRNA), with the translated sequence MNQNEWIEIGHIVAAQGLDGDVRVYPDSDFPERFLEPGMRWIQPLGAKAPQPIELLEGRLIPGKGLYVLTLDGIDTRDQAEALQKAKLFVPVSDRPQLEDNEYHVQDLLGLEVYIQETGENLGVVVDLITAGNDLLEVKLLNPKEEANPEESDTSPKPAPNRKSKIKKPRRKTNRPKTVLIPFVQEIVPVVDLEKGKIEINPPEGLIE
- the gatB gene encoding Asp-tRNA(Asn)/Glu-tRNA(Gln) amidotransferase subunit GatB, whose translation is MATAAPAKTEYEAIIGLETHCQLSTETKIFSYSSTAFGATPNTNIDPICLGLPGVLPVLNQKVLEYAVKAGLALNCTIAKYSKFDRKQYFYPDLPKNYQISQYDLPIAEHGWLEIELADKDGKPQRKKIGITRLHMEEDAGKLVHGGSDRLSGSTFSLVDYNRAGVPLIEIVSEPDLRSGEEAAEYAQELRRIVRYLGVSDGNMQEGSLRCDVNISVRPVGQKEFGVKVEIKNMNSFSAIQKAIDYEIERQIEAIEAREPIFQETRLWEEGAQRTVSMRSKEGSSDYRYFPEPDLPPIEVSADQLSEWTGELPELPAQKRDRYESELGLSSYDARVITDDSSVATFFEATLAAGGTAKLAANWIMGDIAAYLNAEKAKITDIALTPEALAELIKLIEAKTISSKIAKDLLPELLTKGGSPEKLVESKGLTQISDPDTLNGMIAEVLEAHPKELEQYRNGKTKLKGFFVGQMMKKTGGRADPKLTNQLLAKQLDG